The following nucleotide sequence is from Roseivirga sp. BDSF3-8.
TCGTTATGAAAAAAGAAAAATTAAACCTGAAAGAGCTTAACGTGTCAAGCTTTACCACCTCTCATGAAATAAAAGGCGGAGCCATCTCCACCCTATGTCCAACCAGTGATCACAGATGTACCGCCTCTGAAGAGATGACCGTATGTGTAAATGAACACACCATCTGTGTGGTAAGCTAAGCATAGATATCACCATACAGAAAAGCCGGGGCATCCCGGCTTTTTTTATACGCGTAAGGCAATAAAACCTTAAATAATAAGCTAAACTACCTTCCCCGGATAGAATAAAAACCGCTCTCAAGAGCGTTGTCGTAGAAGCATCAACTGAAACTAA
It contains:
- a CDS encoding pinensin family lanthipeptide — translated: MKKEKLNLKELNVSSFTTSHEIKGGAISTLCPTSDHRCTASEEMTVCVNEHTICVVS